In one window of Clarias gariepinus isolate MV-2021 ecotype Netherlands chromosome 10, CGAR_prim_01v2, whole genome shotgun sequence DNA:
- the tnnt2d gene encoding troponin T2d, cardiac has product MADDDDVMEEEVQEEVDESKFKPKFMQNIQAPKIPEGEKVDFDDIHRKRQEKDLAELQALIEAHFVQRKKEEEELIALVTRIDNRRAERAEQHRIRAEREKERQARLAEEKERKEQEEQRKKLDEDAKKKKALSTKTHQYGSIQQRADGRKGAKKQTEREKKKKALAERRKPLNIDHLSDDKLKDKASELWQWLMELEAEKYDLAEKLKRQKYDITLLLVRVQDSQSAKGRGKGSRRR; this is encoded by the exons ATGGCTGACGATGATGATGTTATGGAGGAGGAGGTCCA GGAAGAAG TGGACGAGTCAAAGTTCAAACCTAA GTTTATGCAGAACATCCAAGCACCGAAAATTCCAGAAGGGGAGAAAGTGGATTTTGAT gacaTTCACCGTAAACGTCAGGAGAAGGACCTGGCTGAGTTGCAGGCTCTGATCGAGGCTCACTTTGTCCAGAggaagaaagaggaagaggagcTTATCGCATTGGTTACCAGAATC gataaTCGTCGTGCAGAGAGGGCCGAGCAGCACAGAATCCGAgcggagagagaaaaagagcgaCAAGCGAGACTCGCT gaggagaaagaaagaaaggagcaGGAGGAGCAGAGGAAAAAGCTAGATGAGgatgcaaagaaaaagaaggcTCTAAGCACCAAGACTCATCAGTACGGAAGCATTCAGCAGAGG GCCGACGGTCGCAAAGGAGCCAAGAAGCAGACGGAgagggagaagaagaagaaggcgtTGGCTGAAAGACGCAAGCCTCTTAATATTGATCATCTCAGTGATGACAAGCTCAA GGATAAAGCTAGTGAGCTGTGGCAGTGGCTGATGGAGCTGGAGGCAGAGAAGTATGACCTGGCTGAGAAACTGAAACGTCAGAAGTATGAC ATCACTCTACTTCTTGTCCGGGTCCAGGACAGTCAGAG CGCGAAAGGACGAGGCAAGGGCAGCAGAAGGAGGTAG